In the bacterium genome, CCGCCCCGCAGCAGGCGGTGCAGGCCGCCCAACTGTATACAGCAGGCGCCCTGGCGCATGCCCAGCGCTTCGGCATGGGCAAGCTGGTACCGAACCGTTATTTTGCATTCACTTATAAAGAAGCGAGCAAGCCATGAGCACTTCCGACACCTCCCGCAACGACACCCTGTTCGCCCGCGCCCAGAAGACCACGCCGGGCGGCGTCAACTCGCCGGTGCGCGCCTTCAAGTCCGTGCCCGGCGACCCGCTCTTCTTCCGCAGCGCGCGGGGCGCCCGCTTCACCGACGAGGACGGCCGCGAGTACCTCGACTACTGCCAGAGCTGGGGGCCGATGATCCTCGGCCACGCCGATCCCGACGTGCAGGCGGCCATCTTCGAGGCCGTGCCCGAGGGCGCCAGCTTCGGCGCGCCGAGCCGCCGCGAGGTCCTGCTCGCCGAGGCCTTCCTGGCGCGCCTGCCCTGGTGCGACCGCGTGCGCTTCGTCAGCTCGGGCACCGAGGCTGTGATGAGCGCGGTGCGGCTGGCCCGCGGCTTCACCGGGCGCGACCTGATCGTGAAGTTCGCGGGCTGCTACCACGGCCACGTCGACAGCCTGCTGGTGGACGCGGGCAGCGGCCTGGCCACCTTCGGCACCCCGAGCAGCGGCGGCGTGCCGGCCGACGTCACGCGCCACACGGCCGTGCTGCCGCTGGCCGACGAGGAGCGGCTGCGCGCCTTCTTCTCAGCCCACGGCGACGAGGTCGCGGCGCTGATCATCGAGCCGGTGCCGGCCAACGCCGGCCTGCTGCTGCAGACGCCGGCGTTCCTGCGCACGTGCCGCGAACTGACGCAGCGCCACGGTGCGCTGCTGATCTTCGACGAGGTGATCAGCGGCTTCCGCGTGGCGGCGGGCGGCGCCGCCGAGCTGTACGGCATCGAGCCCGACCTCGGCACCTACGGCAAGATCATCGGCGGCGGCATGCCCGTCGGCGCGTACGCCGGTCGGCGCGACATCATGGAGAAGGTGTCGCCGCTGGGGCCGGTCTACCAGGCCGGCACCCTGAGCGGCAACCCGGTGGCGATGGCCGCGGGCCTCGCGACGCTCGAGAAGATCGGACGGCCGGGATTCTACGCGGAGCTGGAGCGCAAGGGCGCGCGGCTGGAGGCGGGCCTGCGCGGAGCGGCCGCCGCGGCCGGCGCGGTCGCGACCGTCGTGCGGCAGGGCTCGCTGTTCTGGACGGTGTTCCAGGCCGAGGCGCCCGTCCGCTTCGACGCGATCGACGGCGCGCGCATGCCGACGTACGGCCGGCTGCACCGCGCGCTCATCGAGCGCGGCGTCTACCTGGCGCCGTCGGGCTGGGAGGTGGGCTTCGTGTCCGCGGCCCATACCGACGAGGACATCGACACGACCGTCGCGGCCGCGCGCGAGGCGCTGGCCGTCGCGGTCGGGGGCTGAACGGGCGCCGCGGCGACCGCCGACCGCGTCGACCCGGCGCGGCCATGGCAGCCCAGGCAGAGCCCGTCGGTCCCGTCGAGCGCGACCAGCAGGTCGGCGGTCCCGGCCGAGAGGCTGTGGCAGGTCTGGCACTCGATGCGGCCGTCGAAGAGTTCGAGTCGAGCGTCGATCCGCGGCTTGACGGGGAAACCGCCGCTGCCGCCGGAGCGCGCGGCGACGCCGTAGGGATGGCTGGCATGCTCGGCGAAGCGCGGGGCCGCGTCGACGAGACGCAGCGCGGCGGCATCGCCCCCGGCGTCGCCGTGGCAGAGCAGGCAGCTCTGCGACGGCGTCAGGCCGGCGAGCCGGGACGAGTCGGCGTGGTAGACGGCGGCCGCGGCGCGGTGACCGTCGCTCAGGGCCTCCAGATCGCCGCCGGGCGCGTGGCAGGACCGGCAGAGGGAGCGCGCGGCCGCATCGCCGTGCGTGAAGCGGAAGACGAGGGCGCCGGCGCGGATCTCCTGCGGGGCATGGAAGACGTGGCAGTCCAGGCAGTCGCGTTCAACCTCGGCGTGGAAGGCCGACAGAGCCGCTTCGCCGCGCGCCGCAGCCGGGTGGCAGGCACGGCAGACAGCGTCGCCGACGCTCCGCGCGCCGACGGCGGCCTCGCCGCCTCCGTGACAGCGGTCGCAGGCGACCTGTTCGTGGGGCAGCGCCGCCGCGGCGGGACCGGACGCGACGAGTACCGCCGGGAGCGCCGTGACCAGGGTCAGGCACCACCAGGAATTGACTGAAGCGTTGAATAATTTTCGCATGGTGCGATATGTATCGACATATCAAAAATAGCACTTGAGCGAAAATTACAGCGATCCGTACCGTATCGATACTCATGATCGATACGTTGGAAAAAAAACGGGAAATCTCCGGGTTACGCACTATATACTAGGGAGTCCTGGGGGATTCCCCCGCCGACACGCAAACTCGCGACGGGGTCTGGTCGTCCGGTGCATTTCGATAAGTCAACAAACGTTTTCGCCGGGACGTTGGCGCTCCTGATGATCGCCGCCGGCGCCGTGCACGCGCTCGACGGCCAGATCGACGTCCAGGGCAACCGCCAGGAGGGTCGCGCCGGCGGCGAGGCGTATCGCACCAGCACCCTCTACCTCGACGACTCCTACGAACAGGTCTACCGCTTCACGCCCGGACTCGCCGGCCGGCTCCAGTTCCGCAACCGCCGCGAGGACCTGACCAGCCGCTACGGCGCGATCTCCAGCGAACTCTCGAACGTCCTGAACCAACCCAACGCGTCGCTGACGTACCGCGGCGGCAACCTGCGGGCCCTGCTCTCGGCGGGCGCCTTCCGCAAGACCTGGAGCGGCGCCGGATTGGACGGGTACCGCGACGAGCGGCTGGACTGGGGGGCCAACGTGCGCGGCGTTCCCGGCTGGGGAGACTGGTACGCGCGCTACCAGGACACCGCCTCCTGGCGGCGCGAAGCGCCCCTGCCGGAGATCGAAACCCGCGACCGCCAGTTGAGCGCCGGCGTCGAACGTTCGTGGCAGCGCTACGGCAACCTGCGCTACGGCTACACGCGCAGCGACAACCGCTCGGTGACCGACGGCAACCGCCGCCTCTACACCAGCCACAACGTCCAGTACCGCAAGTCCGGGCTCCTGGACGCCGGCCGGGTCCGCTACGCGCTGGACGCGCGCAGCCGCCTGCTGCGCCAGACCATCGAGCTCGGCGGCGACCGGCGGTCGCTGCTGGTGCCGCTGTCGATCGGCTACGTCCTGGACGACACGCCCGAAAACCTGGATCCCCTCGAGCCGTCGCCGACGCCGCTGCCGGCGCTGGCCGATCTGGACCTCGACCAGCCGGCCGGCCTGGACATCGGCGACGAGCAGAGCGTCGTGCGCGAGTACGGCGGCGACTACCGCAACCTCGTGGTGGACTTCGGCGAGACGACGGAGATGAGCCAGGCCGTGCTCTACGTCGCCGACGTCGTGCGCTTCCCCGCGTTCCTGCAGTGGCGCGTCTTCGTGAACGACGACCCCGAAGGGGTCGCCTGGACCGAGCTCGCCCCCGGCGCTGCCGACGTCGCCTACCACGACTGGGGCAACGGCCGCCAGGGCTGGACCGTCGAGTTCGCGGACGGCACCGCCGTCCGGCGCCTCAAGCTGGTCGACGTCAAGACCGGCCCCACCGAGGCCGTGATCGCGCTGACGGAACTGGAGATCGAGGGGCCCGCGGCCGCAGCCGACGGCGAGACCACGTCGGACGTCGCACGTCACCAGATCGACGGCAGCCTCGAGTACGACATCCGACGGGACCTCACCCTGGCCTACGACGCCAGCTTCGACGAGCGCAACTACGAGGACGACTCGCGCGACCTCAGCGGCAACAGCCACCGCCTCGGCGCGACCTGGCGCCGCGACGTCTGGACCGCGGGCGGCGCCTACCACCGCAACCGGCTCGAGAGCCCGTCCCGCAGCAGCACCGACGTGGAGGGCTACGCCTTGTCGCTGACCCGTCGCGACGGACCGCGCCTGTGGAGCCGGCTCGGCTGGTCGCGCCTGGTGGACCACAGCCGCGACCTGGACAAGGCCACCGAGAACGCCTCGCTGGACGTCGCCTGGCGTCCGGCGCCGGCCCTGAGCCTGCAGCAGCAGGTCAGCCACGCCCGCCTCGACGACTACGCCTCTGCGAGCGACTCGCGCTCGTGGACCGTCTCGACGACCGTCACGTGTTCCCCGAAGCCGCGCCTGAACGTGAACCTGCGCCGCGTGAACCGCTGGGTGAGCACCGTGGCGGGCGCGGGATTCGAGCCCTTCAACGACACGCAGCTCGATGTCGGCTGGCAGATCATGCCGCTGCTCGCGCTGAACAGCCTCGCCCGCTACGAGCAGCGTCTCCGGGACGACTGGATGCTGCGGCACTACCTGACCTGGAGCCCGCTGCCGGGCGGCAGCGTCAGCCTGCAGGTCTCGCTCAGCGACCAGCAGGACACGCGCACCAACACCCACCAGCAGGGAGCCTCCCTGCAGGCGGTGTGCCGCGCGCGCCCCCGCCTCACGCTCGAAGGCGGACTCGAGGTCCAGGAGTACGAGCGCGACGGCGAGCGGAACTCGCCTTTCAACACCAATTTCAGGGTTCACTGGAGCTTCTGAGACGCGGCCGCCGCCGGCCGCCACGAGGGGAGACGGGATGATGGTACCTCGAGTGTGGACACGGATCGCGCTCACGTTCGGGCTGGCCGCGCTGGCCGGATGCGCACCCCACACCGCGCATTTCGTCCACCCCGACGTGGACCTCGGCTTCGTCCGGCGCTGCGCGGTGGTCCCGTTCCAGAACCTCAGCTCCGACCGCTTCGCGGCGGCGCGCCTGCAGCCGGTGTTCCTGGCCGAGCTCCTGCAGACCGAGGCGCTGTCGGTCGTCGATCCGGGCGCGACGCTGGCCGCGTACGGCCGCCTCGGCCTGGGGCCCGACACGCCCCTGACCCCGGAGCAGGTCGTCGCCCTCGGCGAGGCGCTCGAGGTCCAGGCGATCTTCACCGGCGCGGTGGAGGACTACGGGCAGCGCCGCAGCGGCGGCGACCAGACGAACGCGATCACCGCGTCGTTCTCGATGCTGGAGACCGAGACCGGCACCATGGTCTGGAACGCCCAGGTCTCGCGCGACGGCTCGTCGTTCTGGCGCAAGCTCTTCGGCGGCGATTCGGCCAGCCAGCACGACGTGTCGCGCCGAGCGGTGCACGACGCCCTGGAGTCGCTGTTCTGATGCGAGGACCGTGCCGCAGCCCCTTCTTCACGCGCGCCGGTGCCGCCGCGGCGGCCCTGGCGCTCCTGGCGTGCCTGCACGCCGCCCTCCCCGCCGCCGCGGGGGACGCGGCGCCCGGCGACGACGACCGCACGTGCGTCCTGCTGTTCATGGCCGGCGCCGGCTACGGCAGCGGCGTCGCGGACCTGGCGGACCTCCGCGCGCTCGGCGAACAGGAGCTGGCCGCCGCGCTCACGCGGTCCGGCGGCGCGCCCCTGCCGGCCGACGCGACGCTCGCCCTGCAGCGGCGCTTCCGGATCCGCGACGGGAGGCTGCTCGCGCCGACGTTCCTGGCCGGCCTGGACAGCGCCGGCGCGGGACGGCTGCTGCTCGTGCACCTCTACGTCGGCCGCGACCGGATCGAGCTCGCCGGGCGCACCCTCCGCGCCGCGACCGGACTGGTCGAGTCCGCCGCCACGGAGGCCTGCGCGCTGGGCGGCGCCGCCTGGCGGATCGATTTCGCGATCGCCTGCCGCCGGCTCGTCGCAGCGCTCGCCGCCGCGACACGGACGAGATCGGGCGAACCCTTCGCGCCGCTGGCGGTCCACCCCCTGGGGTTCGACGCCGCGACCGCCCAGATCGCGACGCAGTGCCTGCTCGAGGCCGCCCTGGCCGACACGGCCCGCGCCGTCCTGGACCCGGCCGTGCTGGGCGGCGCCCTCGCGGCCGCGGGCATCGACCCCCGCCGTCCCGACCGCTCCGGACTGGACCTGCTGGCCGGTTCGTTCGGCGCCGGAGAGGCGACCATGGTCGAGATGATCACCCGCGATCCGGATCAGTTCGTCCGGGCGACCGACGACGACGCCCCGGCCTCGAGCGCCGTATCCTGGGAGACGGTGCGGTCCTTCACGCTGCACCTGCGGGCGGTCGATACCCGGACGGGCCTGGTGACCGCAGCCTTCGACATCGATCAGGACAACAGCCCGGCGAAGGGCTGGTTCGGCAACGTGGAATCCAACACGCCGCGGCGACTGATCGCCACGGCCATGCACAGGCTGTGGGATGCTTCCCGACAGCCGGGGAAGGTACGCTGACATGAAGTTCGCCCACCCGCGCCCGCACACGCCCTCGCTCTTGGCCGTGATCCTCTTCGCGACGGCCGCCGCGGCGGCGGCCCCGCCCGGCGACGCGCCCCTGGTCTTCGTGGGCCGCGACACGATCTCCGTCGCCGACCTGGACATGGAGCTGTTCGTCACGCTGCAGATGAACAAGGGGCAGCAGCAGCAGATGCCCGAACCTTCCGCCGTGCTGAGGCGCCTGATCCAGAACGAGCTGATCATCCAGGAGGGCTACCGCACGGGCCTTCACCGCAAGGACATGATCACCGCCCAGGTGCGCGAGACCGTCCGTTCGCGCAGCATCGTCGCCCTGCTGGATTCGATCGCGTCCACCGCGCCGCTGGTGATCGCGGATCCGGCGCGCGCCCGCGAAGAGGCCATCGAAGCCTACCTCGGCGGGCTGAAGCTGAGGTACGGCATCAAGGTGGACACCGCGCTGCTGGAGTCCCTCGATTACGCCTCGACCGATCCCGCGGTCCAGAAGAAACTGAACGAGAGCGACGCGGTGCTGGCGAAGCTGCCTTCCGGCGCCCTGCGCGTCAGCGCGCTCACGCACAACATGCGCTTCGAGTATTTCCACGGCCTCGCCAACAAGCCCGACGCGGCGCAGATCCGCGACGACTTCTTCAAGAAGTGGTTCAGCGAGGCCCTGCTCGGCTACGAGTCCGCGCGGCTGGGGATCCCCGAGCGCCGCATGATCAAGCGCCTCGCGGCCCAGCAGGAGCGCGACCTCGTGCTGGAGGAGATGGTCAACTCCCTGGGCCGGTTCCGCTACGCGCCGACCGAAGCCGAGATCTCGGCGTTCTACCGCGAGAACCTCGCGCACCTGACGCCGCCGGCCCGGCTGAAGGTGCAGAGCGTGCTGCTCGAGAAG is a window encoding:
- a CDS encoding peptidylprolyl isomerase, which translates into the protein MKFAHPRPHTPSLLAVILFATAAAAAAPPGDAPLVFVGRDTISVADLDMELFVTLQMNKGQQQQMPEPSAVLRRLIQNELIIQEGYRTGLHRKDMITAQVRETVRSRSIVALLDSIASTAPLVIADPARAREEAIEAYLGGLKLRYGIKVDTALLESLDYASTDPAVQKKLNESDAVLAKLPSGALRVSALTHNMRFEYFHGLANKPDAAQIRDDFFKKWFSEALLGYESARLGIPERRMIKRLAAQQERDLVLEEMVNSLGRFRYAPTEAEISAFYRENLAHLTPPARLKVQSVLLEKQSAAETFKQRLDQGAEMTWLAKRTSEVRQDAAALPTTWLQPSMIGLKPGEARPGQVLDPYEVPGGWVVAVVTEIEQPTPRTLADCREDLLLRMKAQPTRENIADAVARLEAATTVRIVPGAETIVRDRLARESAKESHE
- the hemL gene encoding glutamate-1-semialdehyde 2,1-aminomutase; this encodes MSTSDTSRNDTLFARAQKTTPGGVNSPVRAFKSVPGDPLFFRSARGARFTDEDGREYLDYCQSWGPMILGHADPDVQAAIFEAVPEGASFGAPSRREVLLAEAFLARLPWCDRVRFVSSGTEAVMSAVRLARGFTGRDLIVKFAGCYHGHVDSLLVDAGSGLATFGTPSSGGVPADVTRHTAVLPLADEERLRAFFSAHGDEVAALIIEPVPANAGLLLQTPAFLRTCRELTQRHGALLIFDEVISGFRVAAGGAAELYGIEPDLGTYGKIIGGGMPVGAYAGRRDIMEKVSPLGPVYQAGTLSGNPVAMAAGLATLEKIGRPGFYAELERKGARLEAGLRGAAAAAGAVATVVRQGSLFWTVFQAEAPVRFDAIDGARMPTYGRLHRALIERGVYLAPSGWEVGFVSAAHTDEDIDTTVAAAREALAVAVGG
- a CDS encoding hydroxymethylpyrimidine/phosphomethylpyrimidine kinase, which codes for APQQAVQAAQLYTAGALAHAQRFGMGKLVPNRYFAFTYKEASKP